From the genome of Mucilaginibacter paludis DSM 18603:
TAATCAGGGGCTTACAGTTAAACCAAAGTTATACTTATAGCCAATTTACTTTCAGGGATTACCAGGATGCTACCAAAAATTACACGGGCAATAACTTAACCGGCGTACCTAAACAGGCCATAGTCACAAGTGTTTATTTGCTGCTGCCCAAAAGCTTTTATCTGTTTACCCAATATAGTTTTACTGATAAACTCCCCTTAAACGATGCCAATACGGTATATGCCTCCAGCTACCATTTGTTAGAGGCCAAGTTGGGCTGGCGACACCTTTTAAAAGGAAAAACTCAAATTGAAATTTACGCTGGCGCAGATAATCTGCTCAACCAGAATTATAGTTTGGGTAATGATTTAAATGCCGCCGGTGGGCGCTATTATAACCCGGCACCTTTACGCAATTATTTTGGTGGTGTAGGATTAAGGTATTAAGCTGCTTGTATTTTGCGCAAAGGCGCTAAGACGCAATTTTCTTGAAGGTTTTCTTTGCGGCTCTGCACCTTTGCGTGAATTCAACCTACGAAACCGAAAACTTAATCCATCCTTTACCCTCGTAACCAAAAATAAACTGTTTAGGGTAAATTATTTCGGCCAGTATTTCAACAGAATCCACTATCCGTGGGCCCGACCGGTTAAAGTACTGGTTACCATCAGCAATATATAAACGATTATTTTTTACGGCCTTCATTTCGGCAAAGCCGGGCGCCCATAACAACAGGTCAATTTCTTTCATGGTGCGCTCAATAGAAAACCCGCAAGGCATCACGATCAAAATCTCCGGATCCTGCTCCTGCAATACGCCCCAATCGATATAGGGCGAATGTTTGCCTGCCGTGGTTAATACCGATTGCCCACCTGCAATTGCAACCAGTTCGGGAGTCCAGTTTCCGGCCAGCATCAAGGGCTCTAACCACTCTATACAAGCTACTGTTGGCTTATCTGCAATAAATTTCAACTTATGGCGAATCAGGTCTATGCGTTCATGCATGCTTTCCAATAACTCTACGCCTTGTGCGCTTGCGCCCAAGTTATCGGCTATCCGTTGGATGTCGTTAAATATATCATCCAGGGTATTCGGCTCCAGGGATATGATGTCGGCTTCTTTTTCCAGCAGATTTTCAAGCGCTTCCTCTACATCCTTTAAGCTTACCGCGCATACCTCGCATTGCGCTTGGGTGATCATCACATCGGGATTCAGTTGTTTGATCAGCTCCTGGTTGATGGTATAAATAGACAGCGCATCGGTTAAGATCTCTTTCACCTGCCTGTCGATACCACCACTGTTTGAGCCCGGTATAAATTTAGCTTCAGAGCATACCGGCAAATTTTTAACCGTTTCGGGATAATCACATTCGTGCGAGCGTCCTACCAGCTGATGCTCTAAGCCGAGCGCACAAACAATCTCGGTAGCGGCAGGTAAAAGCGAAATGATTTTTTGAGAAGCCATGATATAAATTTGCGCAAATGTACAAATCTTGTTTATCCCGGCACGGGCAAGTGTTAATTTGTGACCACTATCAAAAC
Proteins encoded in this window:
- a CDS encoding cobalamin-binding protein, yielding MASQKIISLLPAATEIVCALGLEHQLVGRSHECDYPETVKNLPVCSEAKFIPGSNSGGIDRQVKEILTDALSIYTINQELIKQLNPDVMITQAQCEVCAVSLKDVEEALENLLEKEADIISLEPNTLDDIFNDIQRIADNLGASAQGVELLESMHERIDLIRHKLKFIADKPTVACIEWLEPLMLAGNWTPELVAIAGGQSVLTTAGKHSPYIDWGVLQEQDPEILIVMPCGFSIERTMKEIDLLLWAPGFAEMKAVKNNRLYIADGNQYFNRSGPRIVDSVEILAEIIYPKQFIFGYEGKGWIKFSVS